From a single bacterium genomic region:
- the plsY gene encoding glycerol-3-phosphate 1-O-acyltransferase PlsY, translated as MTAALIVLAYLIGALPTGLILVRVLRGEDIRKHGSGNIGTVNVLRVAGPAVAAVVLLVDVLKGLVPVIVALRAGAAPWGVVVCGLAAIAGHNWSPFLGMRGGKGIATSFGVLAGLSLPAAIVAAVVWIVAVAITRFASLGSILGVASVPIVLWWIRAPAEYVAFGVIASLFAIYRHRGNIQRLVTGTELRITDRVAHKS; from the coding sequence ATGACCGCCGCGCTCATCGTCCTGGCGTACCTGATCGGCGCGCTGCCGACCGGCCTCATCCTCGTGCGCGTGCTCCGCGGGGAAGACATCCGCAAGCACGGCAGCGGCAACATCGGCACGGTCAACGTGCTCCGCGTCGCCGGTCCCGCCGTGGCCGCCGTGGTGCTGCTGGTCGATGTGCTGAAGGGCCTCGTCCCCGTGATCGTTGCCCTCCGCGCCGGCGCGGCGCCGTGGGGGGTCGTCGTCTGCGGACTCGCGGCGATCGCCGGCCACAACTGGTCGCCCTTCCTCGGCATGCGGGGGGGCAAGGGCATCGCGACGTCGTTCGGGGTGTTGGCCGGCCTGTCGCTCCCGGCGGCGATCGTCGCCGCGGTCGTGTGGATCGTCGCCGTCGCCATCACACGGTTTGCGTCGTTGGGGTCGATCCTCGGCGTCGCCTCGGTCCCGATCGTGCTTTGGTGGATTCGGGCGCCGGCCGAATACGTGGCCTTCGGCGTCATCGCGTCCCTCTTCGCCATCTACCGCCATCGCGGCAACATCCAGCGTCTCGTCACCGGCACGGAGCTTCGGATCACCGACCGGGTCGCACACAAATCGTAG
- a CDS encoding tyrosine-type recombinase/integrase: MYRDNLGRFQRTTGVRALQDVTSLVVQRYLASLQGRGLRPVSVHQHFVCLRAFLTWCVESGLLTDHPMRGITMRLPKTFPNVPEDETVRRLLAACPETWEGKRNRALVALLSDSALRVSEALRLRIEDVRFGERTLCVHAGKGAKDGTGFFGAETAQVLRTWLAARRDA, translated from the coding sequence ATGTATCGGGACAACCTCGGCCGGTTCCAGCGGACCACCGGCGTCCGCGCGCTTCAGGACGTGACCTCGCTCGTGGTGCAGCGATACCTCGCTAGCCTGCAAGGCCGCGGTCTCCGCCCGGTGTCCGTGCATCAGCACTTCGTCTGCCTGCGGGCGTTCCTGACGTGGTGCGTGGAGTCAGGTCTGCTTACGGACCACCCGATGCGCGGCATCACGATGCGGCTCCCAAAGACGTTTCCCAACGTCCCCGAAGACGAGACGGTCCGGCGCCTCTTGGCCGCCTGCCCCGAGACGTGGGAGGGCAAGCGAAACCGCGCACTCGTGGCCCTCCTGAGCGATTCTGCGCTCCGTGTGTCCGAGGCGCTGCGGCTGCGGATTGAGGACGTGCGGTTCGGCGAGCGGACGCTCTGCGTCCACGCCGGCAAGGGCGCGAAGGACGGCACCGGCTTCTTCGGCGCGGAAACCGCACAGGTGCTTCGCACGTGGCTCGCGGCGCGCCGGGACGCG
- a CDS encoding CoA ester lyase: protein MAETSWLLRSLLFVPGHRHEMIAKAAASGADAIIMDLEDGVAPAEKPAARRAVAAALDGPLPDRLVVFVRLNSTGSGRLDDDVREALRARADGVCLPKCESPADVRAVAARLLAAEDRLALPRGRLRMLALVETARGVIASAAIARESRRVYGLVFGAEDFTADTGMPRTREGTELAAARTAVSLAAHAAGVDAIDGIFADFRDADGLAHDTMEARRLGYTGKTLIHPAQIPPVHRMFAPGPDEITKARRIVEAFERGETAGSGIVVVDGAMVDRPVVLRAQRVLALAARGESRSA from the coding sequence ATGGCCGAGACGTCGTGGCTGCTGCGCAGCCTCCTGTTCGTCCCCGGGCACCGGCATGAGATGATCGCGAAGGCGGCCGCATCGGGCGCCGACGCGATCATCATGGATCTGGAAGACGGCGTCGCGCCGGCGGAGAAACCGGCGGCGCGACGCGCCGTCGCGGCGGCCCTCGACGGCCCTCTGCCGGACCGGCTGGTCGTGTTCGTGCGGCTCAACAGCACCGGGTCCGGACGGCTCGACGACGATGTGCGCGAGGCGCTGCGGGCGCGCGCCGACGGCGTATGTCTCCCGAAGTGTGAGTCTCCCGCGGACGTCCGGGCCGTCGCCGCGCGCCTCTTGGCGGCAGAAGACCGGCTTGCCCTACCGCGCGGCCGGCTCCGGATGCTGGCCCTCGTTGAGACCGCGCGCGGCGTGATCGCGTCTGCGGCCATCGCGCGGGAATCGCGCCGGGTGTACGGGCTCGTGTTTGGCGCGGAAGATTTCACCGCCGATACCGGCATGCCCCGGACGCGCGAAGGCACCGAGCTCGCCGCCGCGCGGACCGCGGTGAGCCTGGCGGCGCACGCCGCCGGCGTCGATGCGATCGACGGGATCTTCGCCGACTTCCGCGATGCGGACGGCCTCGCGCACGATACGATGGAAGCGCGGCGGCTGGGGTACACCGGCAAGACGCTCATCCATCCCGCGCAGATCCCGCCCGTGCACCGGATGTTCGCCCCCGGCCCCGACGAGATCACGAAGGCCCGCCGCATCGTGGAGGCGTTCGAGCGCGGGGAAACCGCGGGGTCCGGGATCGTCGTCGTGGACGGCGCGATGGTGGACCGCCCGGTGGTGCTGCGCGCACAGCGTGTCCTCGCCCTGGCGGCGCGGGGAGAGAGCAGGAGCGCATAA
- the der gene encoding ribosome biogenesis GTPase Der — MAVVGRPNVGKSSLFNRFLNRRLAIVEAVPGLTRDRLEAPCEWAGHAFTLVDTGGLILGRTQGLPASVRRQTERAIADAALVLFVVDAAAGLTPQDAEIADALRRQARPVLLAANKADGPNAALDAAEFHALGVGDPVPVSATHGLGVGDLLDAIVAALFGLPPSGGLPSPAGGRGAETRDRPEAPPDERPARGEPAAVKAAFLGRPNVGKSSLVNALLGQDRVVVDSEPGTTRDAIDTALRYDGRGVVLIDTAGLRRRSHVAEPVEYYSTRRTHQALRRADVVVLVIDAREGITDQDQRIARTAYEAGSGVVVAVNKWDLLQGYSVEQVQRVARRQLRFLDAVPVCPTSAIRREGIEDLMAAVFRAAAARASRIATGPLNRVLTQAVEASAPAADSRGHRLHIYYATQPESEPPTIVLFVNNPSLMTADYRRYLERRLREAFDLAGTPIRWTLRGRRPPETARTSGSR, encoded by the coding sequence GTGGCCGTCGTCGGCCGTCCGAACGTCGGCAAGTCCTCGTTGTTCAATCGCTTCCTGAATCGGCGCCTGGCGATCGTCGAGGCCGTGCCGGGCCTGACCCGCGACCGGCTGGAAGCCCCGTGCGAGTGGGCGGGACATGCCTTCACGCTCGTGGATACCGGCGGGCTGATCCTCGGGCGCACCCAGGGGTTGCCGGCGTCGGTGCGCCGGCAGACGGAGCGGGCGATCGCCGACGCCGCGCTGGTGCTCTTCGTCGTCGACGCGGCGGCCGGCCTGACCCCGCAGGACGCGGAGATCGCCGACGCGCTGCGCCGCCAGGCCCGGCCCGTGCTGCTCGCGGCCAACAAGGCCGACGGTCCCAACGCGGCGCTCGACGCGGCCGAGTTCCACGCACTCGGCGTCGGCGACCCGGTGCCCGTGTCCGCGACGCACGGGCTCGGCGTCGGCGACCTCCTCGATGCGATCGTCGCCGCGCTGTTCGGCCTGCCCCCCTCAGGGGGCCTGCCCTCCCCGGCAGGGGGGCGTGGGGCAGAGACGAGGGACCGGCCGGAGGCACCTCCGGACGAACGCCCGGCACGCGGCGAACCGGCCGCCGTCAAGGCTGCCTTTCTCGGACGCCCCAACGTCGGCAAGTCGTCGCTCGTCAACGCGCTCCTCGGCCAAGACCGCGTCGTCGTCGACAGCGAGCCGGGCACGACGCGGGACGCCATCGACACCGCGCTGCGATACGACGGCCGCGGCGTGGTGTTGATCGACACCGCCGGCCTGCGGCGGCGCAGCCACGTGGCGGAGCCGGTCGAGTACTACAGTACGCGCCGCACCCATCAGGCGCTCCGCCGCGCCGACGTCGTCGTGCTCGTGATCGACGCCAGGGAGGGGATCACCGACCAGGATCAGCGCATCGCCCGGACCGCGTACGAGGCCGGATCCGGCGTGGTGGTGGCCGTGAACAAGTGGGATCTGCTGCAGGGGTATTCGGTGGAACAGGTGCAGCGCGTCGCCCGGCGGCAGCTGCGGTTTTTGGACGCCGTCCCCGTGTGCCCGACGTCTGCCATCCGCCGCGAAGGGATCGAGGACCTCATGGCCGCAGTGTTCCGCGCCGCGGCGGCGCGGGCGAGCCGGATCGCCACGGGTCCCCTGAACCGCGTGCTGACGCAGGCCGTCGAGGCCTCCGCCCCGGCGGCCGACAGCCGCGGCCATCGCCTCCACATCTACTACGCCACGCAGCCGGAATCCGAACCCCCGACGATCGTCCTGTTCGTCAACAACCCTTCGCTCATGACGGCGGACTACCGGCGCTACCTCGAGCGCCGGCTCCGCGAAGCATTCGACCTCGCCGGCACGCCGATCCGCTGGACGCTGCGCGGAAGGAGACCCCCCGAAACCGCGCGAACGTCCGGGTCACGATGA
- a CDS encoding LLM class flavin-dependent oxidoreductase: MQKPHPPIYLAAYSPGALNRAATLANGWHPVGVPLDGLEQMTDGLKSMAQAAGRDPAARGHRRHQDAGANALVVDPTFSPGVSSAADFVRIMEQIRGLA, from the coding sequence GTGCAAAAGCCGCATCCGCCTATCTACCTCGCAGCGTACTCCCCGGGCGCCCTCAACCGCGCGGCGACACTGGCCAACGGCTGGCATCCCGTCGGAGTGCCGCTCGACGGCCTGGAGCAGATGACGGACGGGCTGAAGAGCATGGCGCAGGCCGCGGGGAGGGACCCGGCCGCGAGAGGACATCGCCGCCACCAGGACGCTGGGGCCAACGCTTTGGTCGTCGATCCAACCTTCTCCCCGGGCGTGAGTTCCGCGGCCGATTTCGTCAGGATCATGGAGCAGATTCGCGGGCTCGCCTAG
- a CDS encoding lysophospholipid acyltransferase family protein — MVYSLSKLLLRLILRLGFGFRVDGGAHEPPTGPVVVVSNHLSDLDPLVVGTALRRRATFMAKHELFRIPGVRWWIAACGAFPVRRGAPDRRALRTALGILERGGVLIMFPEGTRGRDRTLRDPEPGAALLARRAGAALLPVAVLGTDVVLPRDAHRLSAGRITVRIGPPLYVTAQPERREHAGREELEAIGRLYMTEIARLLG; from the coding sequence GTGGTCTATAGCCTCTCGAAACTGCTGCTCCGCCTGATCCTGCGGCTCGGCTTCGGATTCCGCGTGGACGGAGGCGCGCATGAGCCGCCCACCGGACCGGTCGTCGTGGTCAGCAACCATTTGAGCGACCTCGATCCGCTGGTCGTCGGCACGGCGCTGCGGCGGCGCGCGACGTTCATGGCCAAGCATGAGCTGTTTCGGATCCCGGGCGTGCGGTGGTGGATCGCCGCGTGCGGCGCGTTTCCCGTGCGTCGCGGCGCGCCGGACCGCCGGGCGCTGCGCACGGCGCTCGGCATCTTGGAGCGGGGAGGGGTGCTGATCATGTTTCCGGAAGGCACGCGCGGCCGCGACCGGACCCTGCGCGATCCCGAACCCGGCGCGGCCCTGCTGGCCCGCCGGGCGGGCGCGGCGCTCCTGCCGGTCGCGGTCCTCGGCACCGACGTCGTCCTGCCGCGCGATGCCCACCGCCTGAGCGCGGGCCGGATCACCGTCCGGATCGGTCCGCCGCTCTACGTGACGGCGCAGCCGGAACGGCGGGAGCACGCCGGCCGCGAGGAGCTCGAGGCGATCGGACGGCTGTACATGACGGAGATCGCGCGGCTGTTGGGCTGA
- a CDS encoding 2-dehydropantoate 2-reductase, whose protein sequence is MRVLCYGAGAVGSLVAAYLAEARPPDRDPPAVTVLGRRPHVAAIRTWGLVVESAGARMVSKAVDSVTSLDDLAVPPDLVVLTVKAYQVGEALASLAGMLARPEVTVLVLQNGIGTEETVAAVVGGDRTVSGTLTIPVEGVRPGVVRRHSARGGVALAPVGASAPADAIAGIFRASPLPVRVYPDAAQLKWSKLLLNILANAASAILDLPPAAIAADRRLFGLERAAFHEAVRVMHGLGLRPVGLPGYPVPLLVRVMAAPAFVGRAALRRGLGRGRGEKMPSLWHDLERGRPHNEVTVLNGAVAREGERLGVSVPVNRTLADVLLALAEGRADRETYRHHPDALLEACRSAGARL, encoded by the coding sequence ATGCGGGTGCTGTGCTACGGCGCGGGCGCGGTCGGCTCATTGGTGGCCGCGTATCTCGCGGAGGCGCGTCCACCGGACAGGGATCCACCCGCCGTGACGGTCCTCGGCCGGCGCCCCCACGTCGCCGCGATCCGCACCTGGGGGCTCGTCGTCGAGTCGGCCGGCGCCCGGATGGTATCGAAGGCCGTCGATTCGGTCACTTCGCTCGACGACCTGGCCGTGCCGCCCGACCTCGTCGTGCTGACCGTCAAAGCCTACCAGGTCGGGGAGGCGCTCGCGTCGCTGGCCGGCATGCTCGCCCGTCCGGAGGTCACCGTGCTGGTGCTCCAGAACGGCATCGGCACCGAGGAGACCGTGGCGGCCGTCGTGGGCGGTGACCGCACGGTCTCCGGGACGCTCACGATCCCCGTGGAGGGCGTCCGTCCCGGCGTCGTACGGCGCCACTCGGCGCGAGGCGGTGTGGCCCTGGCGCCGGTGGGTGCGTCCGCGCCGGCCGATGCGATCGCCGGGATCTTCCGCGCGTCGCCGTTGCCGGTGCGGGTGTATCCCGATGCCGCGCAGCTCAAGTGGAGCAAGCTGCTCCTGAACATCCTCGCCAACGCCGCGTCGGCCATTCTGGATCTGCCGCCCGCCGCCATCGCCGCCGATCGGCGGTTGTTCGGGCTCGAGCGCGCCGCGTTTCACGAGGCGGTCCGTGTCATGCACGGCCTCGGCCTCCGGCCGGTGGGGCTGCCGGGCTATCCGGTGCCGCTTCTCGTGCGCGTGATGGCGGCGCCGGCGTTCGTCGGCCGAGCCGCGCTCCGCCGCGGCCTGGGCCGGGGACGCGGCGAGAAGATGCCATCGCTGTGGCACGACCTCGAGCGGGGGCGGCCGCACAACGAAGTCACGGTGCTGAACGGCGCGGTCGCCCGGGAAGGCGAGCGCCTCGGCGTGTCTGTCCCCGTCAACCGCACGCTGGCCGACGTGCTGCTCGCCCTCGCCGAGGGCCGCGCGGACCGAGAGACCTACCGGCATCACCCGGACGCGCTGCTCGAAGCCTGCCGAAGCGCGGGCGCGCGCCTTTGA
- a CDS encoding glycosyltransferase family 39 protein yields MIRRALGRFPPALLAGLAAVTLLRLALAAVLPLGDDEAFYWDWSRHLAPGYLDHPPAIAWLVRGSTAVFGNTAFAVHLVATILLAVTSLALWLLAREVLGRDDAATVAVALVNVTPVFAAGGLLAAPDGPLGLAWVLMLLWTWRAATGGGRVWSWLSTGAWLGLALDSKYTAIALPVSVAVWLAAIPRYRVWLRRPEPYGGLALAAAVFAPVLLWNAVHRWASFAYTLHGRPGWSAGPNAPVFLALQFVYLGPLLFPWLVWALFVASRRGLAADGRWAFLAASGVPVIVAVIGFSLIGEAKGHWAAPGYLAATVALAGLITERPWAARSGLWRTGVVAGAASAVLVTALTHALPVLSTALLPPRLDPTVDYYGWPSAARTIAAVARRDARGPVFIASDRYQMLAQFDFSTGGRYPTASLTGRDQYAYWTPWNALRGRDGLVIQDGRYPFDAGLLRRDCGVVEPAPSVSIVRRGVVVRTLDLAWCRDFRGRPLRAFR; encoded by the coding sequence ATGATCCGACGCGCGCTGGGGCGGTTCCCGCCCGCGCTCCTCGCCGGTCTTGCGGCCGTCACGCTCCTCAGGCTCGCACTCGCCGCGGTGCTGCCGCTGGGCGACGACGAGGCGTTCTATTGGGACTGGTCCCGGCACTTGGCGCCCGGCTACCTGGACCATCCCCCCGCCATCGCCTGGCTGGTGCGCGGGAGCACCGCCGTGTTCGGCAACACGGCGTTCGCGGTGCACCTTGTCGCGACAATCCTCCTCGCCGTTACCTCCCTCGCCCTCTGGCTGCTGGCCCGCGAGGTGCTCGGCCGCGACGACGCCGCCACCGTCGCGGTGGCCCTCGTCAACGTCACCCCGGTATTCGCGGCGGGCGGGCTGCTGGCGGCGCCGGACGGCCCGCTCGGCCTGGCGTGGGTGCTCATGCTGCTGTGGACGTGGCGGGCCGCCACCGGCGGCGGCCGCGTCTGGTCATGGCTCTCCACCGGCGCCTGGCTGGGGCTGGCGCTCGACAGCAAATACACCGCGATCGCCCTGCCCGTCTCCGTGGCCGTGTGGCTGGCCGCGATCCCCCGCTATCGAGTCTGGCTGCGCCGGCCCGAACCCTACGGCGGCCTCGCACTCGCCGCGGCCGTCTTTGCCCCGGTACTGCTGTGGAACGCGGTTCACCGATGGGCGTCCTTCGCCTACACGTTGCACGGACGGCCCGGCTGGTCCGCGGGTCCGAACGCCCCTGTGTTCCTCGCACTCCAATTCGTCTACCTCGGCCCGCTGCTCTTCCCGTGGCTCGTGTGGGCACTGTTCGTGGCATCCCGGCGCGGCCTTGCCGCCGACGGCCGGTGGGCCTTTCTCGCCGCTTCCGGGGTGCCCGTGATCGTCGCGGTGATCGGGTTCAGTCTGATCGGCGAGGCGAAGGGCCACTGGGCCGCCCCGGGCTATCTCGCGGCGACCGTCGCCCTGGCGGGGTTGATCACCGAGCGGCCGTGGGCCGCGCGGTCCGGGCTGTGGCGAACCGGTGTGGTGGCGGGGGCGGCGTCGGCCGTGCTCGTCACGGCGCTGACGCATGCCCTGCCGGTACTCTCTACCGCCCTGCTGCCGCCGCGGCTCGACCCGACGGTGGACTATTATGGGTGGCCGTCGGCGGCGCGCACGATCGCCGCGGTCGCCCGCCGGGACGCGCGTGGTCCCGTCTTCATCGCCAGCGACCGGTATCAGATGCTCGCGCAGTTCGACTTCAGTACCGGCGGGCGCTACCCCACGGCGTCGCTGACCGGCCGGGATCAGTACGCGTACTGGACGCCGTGGAATGCGCTTCGCGGGCGCGACGGTCTCGTCATTCAGGACGGCCGCTACCCGTTCGACGCCGGCCTGCTGCGGCGGGACTGCGGCGTGGTCGAGCCGGCACCGTCGGTCTCGATCGTCCGCCGCGGCGTCGTCGTGCGCACGCTCGATCTCGCGTGGTGCCGGGATTTTCGAGGACGGCCGCTCCGGGCGTTCCGCTGA
- the ispH gene encoding 4-hydroxy-3-methylbut-2-enyl diphosphate reductase — translation MKIVVAKHMGFCGGVRRAVDIAQKAAEGAAGSVTTWGPLIHNPQVVGRLEAAGVRVAERPDALSGEAFVVSAYGVEHAVLDAARERGLRIVDATCPVVVRAHTVARQLADEGYQVICVGDHGHPEMVTLKEMLGDRVTVVHTREEAAAVKITGKAGVLSQTTQSQDNFRQIVGDLAIRVRELKVRNTLCPAITVRQEETDVLVEDVQALLVVGGLGSSNTTRLAEIGRARGLPTHHVETADEISPEWFRDVDSVGVVSGASTPDWIIKDVLLRLQDLESP, via the coding sequence ATGAAGATCGTCGTCGCGAAGCACATGGGCTTCTGCGGTGGTGTCCGCCGCGCGGTGGACATCGCGCAGAAAGCCGCGGAGGGCGCCGCGGGGTCCGTCACCACCTGGGGGCCGCTGATTCACAATCCCCAAGTCGTCGGCCGCCTGGAGGCGGCGGGCGTGCGCGTCGCCGAGCGCCCCGACGCCCTCAGCGGGGAGGCGTTCGTCGTATCGGCCTACGGCGTCGAACACGCCGTGCTCGACGCGGCGCGCGAGCGCGGCCTGCGCATTGTCGACGCCACATGTCCCGTTGTCGTCCGCGCCCACACCGTCGCCCGGCAGCTGGCGGACGAAGGGTACCAGGTCATCTGCGTGGGCGATCACGGCCACCCCGAGATGGTGACGCTTAAAGAGATGCTGGGCGACCGGGTGACCGTGGTGCACACGCGGGAGGAAGCGGCGGCGGTCAAGATCACCGGCAAGGCGGGCGTCCTCTCGCAGACGACCCAGTCGCAGGACAACTTCCGGCAGATCGTCGGCGATCTCGCGATCCGCGTTCGCGAACTGAAGGTCCGCAACACCCTCTGTCCCGCGATCACCGTCCGCCAGGAGGAGACCGACGTCCTGGTAGAGGACGTCCAGGCCCTCCTCGTCGTCGGCGGGCTCGGCAGTTCCAACACGACGCGTCTGGCGGAGATCGGCCGCGCGCGAGGCCTGCCGACGCACCACGTCGAGACCGCGGACGAGATCTCCCCGGAGTGGTTCCGGGACGTGGACTCGGTCGGCGTTGTCTCGGGAGCGAGCACGCCGGACTGGATCATCAAGGACGTCCTGCTGCGCCTTCAGGACCTCGAGAGCCCCTGA
- the cmk gene encoding (d)CMP kinase yields the protein MAEQDRGIAVAIDGPMGSGKSTIAREVARRLGYRHVDTGAMYRAVAAAALRRGISPDDAAALTALAGRVRVAVGPAPGDGTRVFVDGIDVTPDLRTVEVNRIVGQVARLPGVRTALRKTQRALGASGGVVMEGRDIGSVILPDAAVKVFLTASPDERARRRQAELAAAGEHVPLDEVRRIEAEDDRAAATRATAPLVVASGAVVIDSTDLPVDDVVARVLALVDRARGL from the coding sequence GTGGCTGAGCAGGATAGGGGCATCGCCGTCGCGATCGATGGACCGATGGGGTCCGGCAAGAGCACGATCGCCCGCGAAGTCGCCCGCCGGCTCGGCTACCGCCACGTCGACACCGGGGCGATGTATCGGGCCGTCGCCGCGGCCGCGCTGCGACGCGGGATCTCGCCCGATGACGCCGCCGCGCTTACCGCGCTGGCCGGCCGGGTCCGCGTCGCGGTCGGTCCGGCGCCGGGGGACGGGACGCGCGTCTTCGTCGACGGGATCGACGTGACGCCGGACCTGCGCACGGTGGAGGTCAACCGCATCGTCGGCCAAGTCGCCCGCCTGCCCGGCGTCCGGACCGCGCTGCGAAAGACGCAGCGGGCACTCGGTGCGTCGGGTGGCGTCGTGATGGAGGGCCGCGACATTGGGTCCGTGATCCTGCCGGATGCCGCGGTCAAGGTCTTCCTGACCGCGTCGCCGGACGAACGGGCGCGCCGCCGCCAGGCGGAACTCGCTGCCGCCGGAGAACATGTGCCGCTCGACGAGGTGCGCCGCATCGAGGCCGAGGACGACCGGGCCGCCGCCACGCGCGCCACGGCGCCGCTCGTGGTCGCGAGCGGCGCGGTCGTCATCGACAGCACGGATCTCCCCGTCGATGACGTCGTCGCGCGCGTGCTCGCGCTGGTGGATCGCGCCCGTGGTCTATAG
- a CDS encoding PspC domain-containing protein encodes MRPRLYRSREDYWIAGVCGGLGRYFGVDSNPIRLGFVVLAAWNGLGVLLYLVTVLIVPEEPADEAATGAGGPPPPASARPAVPHESRRVRMLGWLLILGGAYLLLRNLHLFIPIVQDQVFPVLLILGGLVLLLMRTESRR; translated from the coding sequence ATGCGCCCACGGCTGTACCGTTCGCGCGAGGACTATTGGATCGCCGGAGTCTGCGGCGGCCTCGGCCGGTATTTCGGTGTCGACAGCAATCCGATCCGGCTGGGGTTCGTCGTCCTCGCCGCGTGGAACGGGCTCGGCGTGCTCCTCTATCTGGTGACCGTGCTCATCGTCCCGGAAGAACCGGCCGACGAAGCCGCGACCGGCGCGGGTGGCCCTCCGCCGCCGGCCTCCGCACGCCCGGCGGTGCCGCACGAAAGCCGCCGCGTGCGGATGCTGGGGTGGCTCCTCATCCTCGGCGGGGCGTACCTACTGCTGCGCAATCTCCACTTGTTCATCCCGATCGTGCAGGACCAGGTGTTTCCGGTGCTGCTGATTCTGGGCGGCCTGGTGCTCCTGCTGATGCGCACCGAATCGCGGCGCTGA
- a CDS encoding D-alanyl-D-alanine carboxypeptidase family protein encodes MTVHPRCRPRPRSAPHRLAAPALSLLLTLAVTAASAGLPARPPVQVPRSRPWDVPAIRYQAAARTPVRVTATAAILVDGRTGQVLYGRNPHLIWPPASTTKIMTALVAARSTPLSTLITISPQVARFRDGSVVGLPEGARIPLRDLLYALLLPSGNDVALAIAEGTAGTVAAFVARMNDEAHRLGATQTHFTSPHGLYTPDHYTTAYDLALITRAALANPTIRDIVRTRTYTFRPPGGPARVLYNHNKLLSRYPGADGVKTGYVNEAGLTLVASASRGGWRLIAVVLHSRDMWGDSSRLLSYGFAHYRPTTVARAGETLAVVELPAARQAVVGTIASDVTADTAPGETVARHVMVSAALSLPLRRGDRVGEVAFSAGDRLLGVSPLVAADNVVGTRTEFEEFVDWIGQTVGHLLGAVVL; translated from the coding sequence ATGACGGTGCACCCGCGCTGCCGCCCGCGGCCACGTAGCGCCCCGCACCGCCTGGCCGCGCCGGCGCTCAGCCTCCTGCTGACCTTGGCGGTCACGGCGGCCTCGGCGGGCCTGCCCGCCCGGCCGCCGGTCCAGGTGCCCCGGTCCCGGCCGTGGGACGTCCCGGCGATCCGCTACCAGGCGGCGGCGCGGACCCCGGTTCGGGTGACCGCGACGGCGGCGATCCTCGTCGACGGACGGACGGGGCAGGTGCTGTACGGCCGCAACCCGCACTTGATCTGGCCGCCCGCCAGCACGACCAAGATCATGACGGCCCTGGTGGCCGCGCGGTCGACCCCGTTGTCGACGCTGATCACGATCAGTCCGCAGGTGGCGCGCTTCCGCGATGGCTCAGTCGTGGGCCTGCCGGAAGGCGCCCGGATTCCTCTGAGGGACTTGCTGTACGCCCTGCTGCTGCCGTCCGGCAACGACGTGGCGCTCGCCATCGCGGAAGGCACGGCGGGTACGGTGGCCGCGTTCGTGGCACGGATGAACGACGAAGCGCACCGGCTCGGCGCCACCCAGACCCACTTCACGTCCCCCCACGGCCTCTACACGCCGGATCATTACACCACGGCGTACGATCTCGCACTCATCACGCGGGCGGCGCTCGCGAACCCTACGATTCGGGACATCGTACGGACGCGCACGTACACCTTTCGTCCCCCCGGGGGGCCAGCGCGCGTCCTGTACAATCACAACAAGCTGCTGAGCCGCTACCCGGGCGCTGACGGGGTGAAGACCGGATACGTGAACGAAGCGGGATTGACGCTGGTCGCGTCCGCGTCCCGCGGCGGCTGGCGCCTGATCGCGGTCGTGCTGCACAGCCGCGACATGTGGGGCGATTCGTCGCGGCTCCTGTCGTACGGGTTCGCCCATTACCGGCCGACGACGGTGGCCCGGGCGGGCGAGACGCTGGCGGTGGTGGAGCTGCCGGCGGCCCGGCAGGCGGTCGTCGGCACGATTGCCAGTGACGTCACGGCCGACACGGCACCCGGCGAGACCGTCGCCCGCCATGTCATGGTGAGCGCGGCGCTGAGCCTCCCGCTCCGGCGGGGCGACCGGGTCGGGGAGGTCGCCTTCTCCGCCGGGGACCGGCTGCTCGGCGTCTCGCCGCTGGTCGCGGCCGACAACGTCGTCGGGACCCGGACGGAATTCGAAGAGTTCGTCGATTGGATCGGCCAGACCGTCGGTCATCTTCTCGGCGCCGTCGTCCTATAG